Proteins encoded within one genomic window of Hermetia illucens chromosome 2, iHerIll2.2.curated.20191125, whole genome shotgun sequence:
- the LOC119648564 gene encoding multiple inositol polyphosphate phosphatase 1-like, whose protein sequence is MGKKQLFMFLVPAILYQNAFARKHFGAECCEEYCYSTDKDQEQIKHRSSNSAYQLVKGTDYADQYMVPNCKPVRFWLLSRHGTRLPEREEVEAISELISLRDQIIENYEVKKSAPAKGALCVQDLKLLKDWVIDRNITNDKDEYLTVQGWNDLKGIAEDYKKVYPELLGREYEPSKFLVNNN, encoded by the exons ATGGGTAAAAAACAACTGTTTATGTTCTTGGTTCCTGCCATACTTTATCAAAATGCATTCGCAAGAAAACATTTTGGAGCTGAATGTTGCGAAGAATATTGCTACAGTACGGATAAAGATCAGGAGCAGATAAAGCATCGCTCAAGCAACTCAGCTTACCAGTTAGTAAAAGGAACTGACTACGCCGATCAGTACATGGTACCAA ATTGTAAGCCAGTACGATTTTGGCTGCTATCTAGACATGGTACGAGGTTACCAGAGAGAGAGGAAGTAGAAGCCATTTCGGAGTTAATATCT CTCCGTGATCAAATTATCGAAAATTATGAAGTTAAAAAATCAGCACCTGCAAAGGGAGCTCTTTGCGTCCAAGATTTGAAATTGCTAAAAGACTGGGTAATAGATAGAAATATAACTAACGATAAAGATGAATATTTGACAGTTCAG GGGTGGAATGATTTGAAAGGAATTGCGGAAGATTACAAAAAGGTCTATCCGGAGTTACTTGGAAGAGAATATGaaccaagtaaatttttggtaaATAATAATTGA